One Egicoccus halophilus genomic region harbors:
- a CDS encoding PAC2 family protein, protein MELLRLDADGLDLGPDPVLVLSLDGWTDAGEGGTAAADALREVAEPQRIGTFDSDALYDYRDRRPQLAIDRGQLASPVWPELTVEALRPTSGPALLLVTGQEPDLGWQRLGRDLLALARRFGATRYVGLGAVPGPIPHTRPVQLLVTSNDTGLLDRMGRAHEQLVVPASCQSAMEALLADAGITTVGLWARIPHYIAGDYPEGARALLERFTGYLGTPVDLSAFDEAAEDNRAKLDLAAASSDEVTEHVRQLERLYDAELEAERLADVDAGRHQLDEVQVPSADELAAEIERFLRGRA, encoded by the coding sequence ATGGAACTCCTACGACTCGACGCAGACGGGCTCGACCTGGGCCCGGACCCGGTCCTGGTGCTGTCCCTGGACGGCTGGACCGACGCCGGTGAGGGCGGCACCGCCGCGGCGGACGCCCTGCGGGAGGTGGCCGAACCGCAACGCATCGGCACCTTCGACAGCGATGCGTTGTACGACTACCGCGACCGCCGCCCGCAGCTGGCGATCGACCGCGGTCAACTCGCCAGCCCCGTGTGGCCGGAGTTGACCGTGGAGGCGCTGCGTCCCACCAGTGGGCCGGCCCTGCTGCTGGTGACCGGGCAGGAACCGGACCTCGGCTGGCAGCGACTCGGACGCGACCTGCTCGCGCTGGCCCGCCGCTTCGGTGCCACGCGCTACGTCGGCCTGGGCGCCGTGCCCGGACCGATCCCGCACACCCGTCCGGTGCAGCTGCTGGTGACCTCGAACGACACGGGTCTGCTCGACCGGATGGGACGTGCCCACGAGCAGCTGGTCGTGCCCGCCTCGTGCCAGTCCGCCATGGAGGCGTTGCTCGCCGATGCGGGGATCACCACGGTGGGTCTGTGGGCCCGCATCCCGCACTACATCGCCGGGGACTATCCGGAGGGGGCGCGCGCCCTGCTGGAACGGTTCACCGGCTATCTCGGCACCCCGGTGGATCTGTCCGCCTTCGACGAGGCGGCCGAGGACAACCGGGCGAAGCTGGACCTGGCGGCCGCGTCCTCGGACGAGGTCACCGAGCACGTCCGTCAGCTCGAGCGGCTCTACGACGCCGAGCTCGAGGCGGAGCGCCTCGCCGACGTCGACGCCGGCAGGCACCAGCTCGACGAGGTGCAGGTGCCCTCGGCGGACGAACTCGCGGCCGAGATCGAACGCTTCCTGCGCGGTCGCGCCTGA
- a CDS encoding class I SAM-dependent methyltransferase, with protein MSELDETTARWLVADGREAVDAVTAALDAGEDELRVLERLRGSGLDAARTAAVLGAAGARRRARGRWPDAERLLFTREALEQASDPQVSDWRTRRLAGRVVWDLCAGCGGDTLAAARHGAAVTAVDRDAGRLVLLAHNAAVTGVEVELRRADVLDVDVPAGALVHVDPGRRREGRRVRRLAEHLPPVGAVWAAHGRDRGIAVVLSPAVALDDPDLPTAAELEFVQVGDDLREAVAWGHELRSPGVRARATLLPEGHTRVRTGGARSRRPVGPPGAFLVEVAPAAVRARLHDQIGAEIGAHRLADGRALLTSDELPPASPWYRVRPVHAVLPVRPKVVRRWLREADPDVVELVAHGLPLDVGAWWRALGRPPRGPAGWRIELVRTDDGGRVLVTRAAAGSAARTVG; from the coding sequence GTGAGCGAACTCGACGAGACCACCGCACGCTGGTTGGTCGCCGACGGTCGGGAGGCGGTCGACGCGGTCACGGCCGCCCTCGACGCGGGCGAGGACGAACTGCGCGTGCTCGAGCGGCTGCGGGGCAGCGGGCTCGACGCCGCACGGACCGCCGCGGTGCTCGGCGCCGCCGGGGCCCGGCGGCGGGCACGTGGGCGCTGGCCCGACGCCGAGCGGTTGTTGTTCACCCGCGAGGCGCTCGAGCAGGCCAGCGACCCGCAGGTCAGCGACTGGCGGACGCGACGGCTGGCTGGTCGCGTCGTCTGGGACCTGTGCGCGGGCTGCGGCGGGGACACGCTGGCCGCGGCCCGCCACGGTGCAGCGGTCACGGCCGTCGACCGCGACGCCGGCCGACTGGTGCTGCTGGCCCACAACGCGGCGGTGACCGGGGTCGAGGTGGAACTGCGGCGTGCCGACGTCCTCGACGTGGACGTACCCGCGGGTGCGCTCGTCCACGTCGATCCGGGGCGTCGGCGCGAGGGCCGGCGGGTGCGTCGGCTCGCCGAGCATCTGCCACCCGTCGGCGCCGTCTGGGCCGCCCACGGGCGAGACCGCGGGATCGCGGTCGTGCTGTCCCCGGCGGTCGCGCTCGACGACCCGGACCTGCCGACCGCGGCCGAACTCGAGTTCGTGCAGGTCGGCGACGACCTGCGCGAGGCGGTGGCGTGGGGCCACGAACTGCGCTCGCCCGGGGTGCGCGCACGGGCCACGCTGCTGCCGGAGGGCCACACCCGCGTGCGGACAGGGGGAGCCCGCAGCCGGCGACCGGTCGGCCCACCCGGCGCGTTCCTCGTCGAGGTCGCCCCGGCCGCGGTGCGTGCCCGGCTGCACGATCAGATCGGTGCGGAGATCGGGGCACACCGGCTCGCCGACGGGCGGGCACTGCTGACCTCCGACGAGCTGCCCCCCGCCAGCCCCTGGTACCGCGTCCGTCCCGTCCATGCCGTCCTGCCTGTCCGCCCCAAGGTGGTGCGCCGGTGGCTACGGGAGGCGGACCCCGACGTGGTCGAACTCGTCGCACACGGCCTGCCCCTGGACGTCGGCGCGTGGTGGCGCGCGCTGGGGCGGCCACCGCGCGGTCCGGCGGGCTGGCGTATCGAACTGGTGCGCACGGACGACGGGGGACGCGTACTGGTGACGCGGGCTGCCGCCGGGTCCGCAGCCCGGACAGTAGGTTGA
- a CDS encoding ribonuclease H family protein, translating to MADSSLTCTACGEGFTPSPDLLERFPGWTPSQCPRCYRGARRRTGKGAGGPAARGGGSASSRAGEQALTLAEVLARYDGGPDTGVFTDGAASPNPGPGGWGAVYVVDGEVIATDRGAEAHTTNNRMELTALLHGVELVPAGTPAVVYSDSNLAVRTVNEWAAGWAARGWRRKTGPVENLDLVQPLYEAVRARPELELRWIKAHAGNRWNEYADSLATAYAREQL from the coding sequence ATGGCCGATTCCTCCCTGACCTGCACCGCCTGTGGCGAAGGCTTCACGCCGTCGCCCGACCTGCTGGAGCGCTTCCCGGGCTGGACACCCAGTCAGTGCCCGCGGTGCTACCGCGGTGCGCGTCGGCGTACCGGCAAGGGCGCCGGTGGCCCGGCGGCCCGTGGTGGGGGATCGGCGTCGTCGCGCGCGGGTGAGCAGGCGCTGACCCTGGCCGAGGTGCTGGCCCGCTACGACGGTGGGCCGGACACGGGCGTGTTCACCGACGGCGCTGCCAGCCCGAACCCCGGACCCGGTGGTTGGGGCGCCGTCTACGTCGTCGACGGCGAGGTGATCGCGACCGACCGTGGTGCCGAGGCGCACACGACCAACAACCGCATGGAACTCACGGCCCTGCTGCACGGCGTCGAGCTGGTACCGGCCGGCACCCCGGCCGTGGTGTACTCGGACTCGAACCTCGCCGTGCGCACGGTCAACGAGTGGGCCGCCGGGTGGGCGGCGCGTGGCTGGCGGCGCAAGACCGGGCCGGTCGAGAACCTGGACCTCGTGCAGCCGCTGTACGAAGCGGTCCGCGCCCGGCCCGAACTCGAACTGCGCTGGATCAAGGCGCACGCGGGCAACCGGTGGAACGAGTACGCCGACAGTCTCGCGACCGCGTACGCCCGCGAGCAGCTCTGA
- a CDS encoding helix-turn-helix domain-containing protein: MHEDRPHDPDADHGAEQLRARVAATVRELRTRSGRSLADVSGAAGIGKSTLHAIEAGDANPGIETLWALARALGVPFGALLEPQLPAVRVLRAADAPRLRSERSNLEARVLLSTSQLARVELSVLELDPAGPGDPDGNADPHTAGTVEHVLVTSGRLRVGPVDALVDLEVGDLATFPGDVAHRYEARSAGTRAVLLVEYT; encoded by the coding sequence GTGCACGAGGATCGGCCACACGACCCGGACGCCGACCACGGCGCCGAACAGTTGCGCGCACGCGTCGCGGCCACCGTCCGCGAACTACGGACCCGTTCCGGTCGCAGCCTCGCGGACGTCTCCGGTGCGGCCGGGATCGGCAAGTCGACCCTGCACGCCATCGAGGCCGGGGACGCCAATCCGGGCATCGAGACCCTGTGGGCGCTCGCCCGGGCCCTGGGCGTCCCCTTCGGCGCCCTGCTCGAGCCGCAGCTGCCGGCCGTCCGGGTGCTGCGCGCCGCCGATGCCCCCCGGCTGCGCAGCGAGCGGTCCAACCTCGAGGCACGGGTCCTGCTGAGCACCAGTCAGCTCGCGCGGGTGGAGTTGTCGGTCCTGGAGCTGGACCCGGCCGGTCCCGGCGACCCGGACGGCAACGCCGATCCACACACGGCCGGCACCGTGGAACACGTCCTGGTGACCTCGGGCCGGCTACGGGTCGGCCCGGTCGACGCGCTGGTCGACCTCGAGGTCGGCGACCTGGCCACCTTCCCCGGGGACGTCGCCCACCGCTACGAAGCCCGTTCGGCCGGGACCCGGGCGGTGCTCCTCGTCGAATACACCTGA
- a CDS encoding ATP-binding cassette domain-containing protein — MPATPAVRVEAMRKRFAGHDALAGVDLELAEGEVLGLLGPNGAGKTTLVRVLATLLPPDDGRAEVFGHDVVTQAAQVRRIIGLTGQYAAVDGLLTGRENLRMFGELFHLSARDARRRADELLDRFELAAAADRPARTYSGGMRRRLDLASSLLVRPRLLFLDEPTTGLDPRSRNAIWDATRELVAAGTTLLLTTQYLEEADVLADRIAVIDAGRIIAQGTGDQLKDRIGGQVVDVLLASEEHVDAALRALPDAEPTSGTRRLVVHVGDDDALEVVARVARRLREQGVDVRDLGLRRPTLDDVFLELTGNDPPDRTGPPVGADDTEPAR; from the coding sequence ATGCCTGCCACACCTGCCGTGCGTGTCGAAGCCATGCGCAAACGCTTCGCGGGACACGACGCGCTGGCCGGCGTCGACCTCGAACTCGCCGAGGGGGAGGTGCTGGGTCTGCTCGGCCCCAACGGCGCCGGCAAGACCACCCTCGTGCGCGTCCTGGCGACCCTGCTCCCGCCCGACGACGGTCGCGCCGAGGTGTTCGGACACGACGTCGTCACGCAGGCGGCGCAGGTGCGGCGCATCATCGGCCTCACCGGACAGTACGCGGCCGTCGACGGCCTGCTCACGGGACGCGAGAACCTGCGCATGTTCGGCGAGCTGTTCCATCTGTCCGCACGGGACGCCCGTCGCCGCGCGGACGAACTGCTCGACCGCTTCGAGCTCGCCGCGGCCGCCGACCGCCCCGCCCGCACCTACTCCGGCGGCATGCGCCGGCGCCTCGACCTCGCCTCCAGCCTGCTCGTGCGGCCGCGTCTGCTGTTCCTCGACGAGCCGACCACCGGCCTCGACCCCCGCAGCCGCAACGCCATCTGGGACGCGACCCGGGAACTGGTGGCGGCCGGTACCACCCTGCTGCTGACGACGCAGTACCTCGAGGAGGCCGACGTGCTCGCCGACCGCATCGCCGTGATCGACGCCGGCCGGATCATCGCGCAAGGGACCGGTGACCAGCTCAAGGACCGCATCGGCGGGCAGGTCGTCGACGTGCTGCTCGCGAGCGAGGAGCACGTCGACGCCGCGCTGCGGGCCCTCCCCGACGCGGAGCCGACGTCCGGGACCCGCCGGCTGGTAGTGCACGTGGGCGACGACGACGCGCTCGAGGTGGTCGCCAGGGTGGCGCGCCGGCTCCGCGAACAGGGCGTCGACGTGCGCGACCTCGGACTGCGCCGCCCCACGCTCGACGACGTCTTCCTGGAGCTGACCGGGAACGACCCGCCCGACCGGACCGGGCCTCCGGTCGGCGCGGACGACACGGAGCCGGCCCGATGA
- a CDS encoding ABC transporter permease, which yields MSAAEHDAVPVERHRVLLAARDAWTLTKRNLRHFQRKPRLLVFSTIQPIMFVVLFSAVFGGVAGDALPGDVSYLDFLLPGIFVQSAAFRSTQTAVGLAEDLEQGVIDRFRSMPMSRQAVLAGRTFADLTRNLAVLLLMTAVGYLLGFRFTQGLLAALGALAVVGLFGFVLSWIFTYVALAVPGAEAAQTAGFVTVFPLVFASSIFVPVETMPDWLRGFAANSPVTVTADAARALSIGGPTLRPVLLTLAWATAILAIAVPASVRRYRRIS from the coding sequence ATGAGCGCCGCGGAGCACGACGCCGTCCCCGTCGAGCGTCACCGCGTGCTGTTGGCCGCCCGTGACGCCTGGACGCTGACCAAGCGCAACCTGCGGCACTTCCAGCGCAAGCCCCGGCTGCTGGTGTTCTCGACCATCCAGCCGATCATGTTCGTGGTGCTGTTCTCGGCCGTCTTCGGTGGTGTCGCCGGTGATGCGCTGCCCGGGGACGTCAGCTACCTCGACTTCCTGCTGCCGGGCATCTTCGTGCAGTCGGCGGCGTTCCGTTCCACCCAGACCGCGGTCGGACTCGCCGAGGACCTCGAGCAGGGCGTCATCGACCGGTTCCGGTCGATGCCGATGTCCCGGCAGGCCGTGCTGGCCGGGCGCACCTTCGCGGACCTGACCCGCAACCTGGCCGTGCTGCTGCTGATGACCGCGGTCGGCTACCTGCTGGGCTTCCGGTTCACGCAGGGGCTGTTGGCCGCACTCGGGGCGCTGGCCGTCGTCGGGCTGTTCGGCTTCGTCCTGAGCTGGATCTTCACCTACGTGGCCTTGGCCGTGCCCGGCGCGGAGGCCGCCCAGACGGCGGGCTTCGTCACCGTGTTCCCGTTGGTGTTCGCCAGTTCGATCTTCGTCCCGGTCGAGACCATGCCGGACTGGTTGCGTGGGTTCGCGGCCAACAGTCCGGTGACGGTGACCGCGGACGCGGCCCGGGCACTGTCCATCGGCGGTCCGACCCTGCGGCCGGTGCTGCTGACCCTGGCATGGGCGACGGCGATCCTCGCCATCGCCGTTCCGGCCTCCGTACGTCGCTACCGACGCATTTCCTAG
- a CDS encoding GlsB/YeaQ/YmgE family stress response membrane protein has product MMGIIAFLLIGIIAGYLGRLIMPGKQKMGFVGTAVLGMVGSVVGGVLGSLITGDGLQLGAAGILGSIIGVLIVLFIVDRTGSRDSTGARRT; this is encoded by the coding sequence ATGATGGGCATCATCGCCTTTCTCCTCATCGGCATCATCGCCGGCTACCTCGGTCGGCTGATCATGCCGGGCAAGCAGAAGATGGGCTTCGTCGGCACCGCCGTCCTCGGCATGGTGGGATCGGTCGTCGGTGGTGTGCTCGGCTCGCTGATCACCGGGGACGGACTGCAGCTCGGCGCCGCGGGCATCCTGGGGTCGATCATCGGCGTCCTCATCGTGCTGTTCATCGTCGACCGCACCGGCTCGCGAGACAGCACCGGCGCCCGACGCACCTGA
- a CDS encoding S16 family serine protease, with protein sequence MRVERVPRRRMRATKLLILAAAVLLAPVPWVHLVDDSPPGNAWRLDGRLVVQGRLVDPPGRWSWLTVGRPPMAVEVLADRLVDTGHTRDMRAAADAQRPRVNEPAAVAVGLSRAGRDIAFGLLVEAVGPTQGYLPDQLVVTRMNGVDLVDRAAWQEAVGKAQRPVVFSGADGRTYAAPGPLLPFEQIHVVDLAPGDLDAAIGGQLASLAPVGWFRDLALGRSHGLMIALMSYADASGHDLAHGRHVAGTGGIRGDGTVTRIGGLEAKATAARNRGADVLLFPAAQAHELADFASGRMRLLPVETIDDAIRLLDASGAATPGLPVN encoded by the coding sequence ATGCGGGTCGAACGGGTACCACGCCGGCGCATGCGCGCCACCAAGCTGCTGATCCTGGCCGCGGCGGTGCTGCTCGCGCCCGTGCCGTGGGTCCACCTGGTCGACGACAGCCCTCCGGGCAACGCCTGGCGGCTCGACGGCCGACTGGTGGTGCAGGGACGCCTCGTCGACCCGCCCGGACGCTGGTCGTGGCTGACGGTCGGGCGGCCGCCGATGGCGGTCGAGGTGCTGGCCGACCGCCTCGTCGACACCGGCCACACCCGCGACATGCGCGCCGCCGCCGACGCGCAACGCCCACGGGTGAACGAGCCCGCCGCGGTGGCCGTCGGCCTGTCGCGTGCCGGTCGCGACATCGCCTTCGGCCTGCTGGTCGAAGCCGTGGGACCGACGCAGGGCTACCTGCCCGACCAGCTCGTCGTCACCCGGATGAACGGGGTCGACCTCGTCGACCGTGCGGCGTGGCAGGAGGCGGTGGGCAAGGCGCAGCGGCCGGTGGTCTTCTCCGGAGCCGACGGACGGACCTACGCCGCGCCAGGGCCGTTGCTGCCGTTCGAGCAGATCCACGTGGTCGACCTGGCTCCCGGCGATCTCGACGCCGCGATCGGCGGCCAGCTCGCGAGCCTCGCGCCGGTGGGGTGGTTCCGTGACCTCGCGCTCGGCCGCTCACACGGCCTGATGATCGCGCTGATGAGCTACGCCGACGCCTCAGGGCACGATCTCGCGCACGGCCGGCACGTGGCCGGCACCGGGGGTATCCGTGGTGACGGGACGGTCACCCGGATCGGCGGACTGGAGGCCAAGGCGACCGCGGCACGCAACCGTGGCGCGGACGTGCTGCTGTTCCCGGCGGCGCAGGCGCACGAGTTGGCCGACTTCGCCTCGGGCCGCATGCGGCTGCTACCGGTCGAGACGATCGACGACGCCATCCGGCTCCTCGACGCCTCGGGTGCCGCCACGCCCGGTCTGCCGGTGAACTGA
- a CDS encoding SET domain-containing protein-lysine N-methyltransferase, whose product MYEVRESAVAGRGLFATEHIPAETMLMQAPVLVVPGEQRAALRETRVDDYVYEWDDDGSAGLVLGVSSMCNHASDPNAYLWLVPDTESAELWSVRAIAPDEEITVSYRAEGGGDLWFDVVEDA is encoded by the coding sequence GTGTACGAGGTCCGCGAATCAGCCGTGGCGGGGCGGGGACTATTCGCCACCGAACACATCCCGGCCGAGACGATGCTCATGCAGGCGCCGGTGCTGGTCGTCCCGGGGGAGCAGCGCGCCGCGCTGCGCGAGACGCGGGTCGACGACTACGTCTACGAGTGGGACGACGACGGCTCCGCCGGGCTGGTGCTCGGGGTGTCGTCGATGTGCAACCACGCCAGCGACCCCAACGCCTACCTGTGGCTGGTGCCCGACACCGAGTCGGCCGAGCTGTGGTCGGTGCGCGCGATCGCCCCGGACGAGGAGATCACGGTCTCCTACCGCGCCGAGGGCGGGGGCGACCTCTGGTTCGACGTGGTCGAGGACGCCTGA
- a CDS encoding ABC transporter ATP-binding protein — MPAGGAVIEVQDLRMRYGDRDVLDGVDLAVGRGEVVVLLGPNGAGKTTTVEVLEGFRRRSGGQVRVLGVDPDRADEAWRARVGTVFQSWRDHGRWRVDELLRFLGRHYAPYATAERRRPRHVDELLAIVGLAGQARQRVKQLSGGQRRRLDVAIGLLGHPELLFLDEPTTGFDPQARRDLHELLHRLVDLDDTTIVLTTHDLHEAEQIADRIVILARGVVVAEGSADELTRRIDASTEVRWCVDGIRHVHVTDDAARFVAELERQHGRLEDLQVRRPSLEDAYLHLVEQAERAAVEAAGVVPLGGGSR, encoded by the coding sequence ATGCCGGCCGGGGGAGCGGTCATCGAGGTCCAGGACCTGCGGATGCGTTACGGGGACCGCGACGTGCTCGACGGGGTCGATCTGGCGGTGGGACGCGGCGAGGTCGTCGTGCTGCTCGGCCCCAACGGCGCGGGCAAGACCACCACCGTCGAGGTGCTCGAAGGGTTCCGTCGCCGGTCGGGGGGACAGGTGCGCGTCCTCGGTGTCGATCCGGATCGGGCGGACGAGGCCTGGCGGGCACGCGTGGGGACGGTGTTCCAGTCCTGGCGCGATCACGGACGCTGGCGGGTCGACGAGCTGTTGCGGTTCCTCGGTCGCCACTACGCGCCCTACGCCACCGCCGAGCGCCGACGCCCCCGCCACGTGGACGAACTGCTCGCGATCGTCGGGCTCGCCGGCCAGGCCCGACAGCGGGTCAAGCAGCTGTCCGGCGGCCAGCGGCGGCGACTCGACGTCGCGATCGGACTCCTCGGCCATCCCGAGCTGCTGTTCCTCGACGAGCCCACCACCGGCTTCGACCCCCAGGCGCGGCGGGACCTGCACGAGCTGCTGCACCGGCTGGTCGACCTCGACGACACCACCATCGTGCTGACGACCCACGACCTGCACGAGGCCGAACAGATCGCCGACCGCATCGTGATCCTGGCCCGGGGGGTCGTGGTCGCCGAGGGCTCCGCGGACGAGCTCACCCGCCGGATCGACGCCAGCACGGAGGTGCGCTGGTGTGTCGACGGGATCCGGCACGTGCACGTCACCGACGACGCGGCCCGCTTCGTCGCCGAACTGGAACGGCAGCACGGCCGGCTCGAGGACCTGCAGGTGCGGCGACCGTCGCTGGAGGACGCCTACCTGCACCTGGTCGAACAGGCCGAGCGCGCCGCGGTCGAGGCCGCCGGCGTCGTGCCACTGGGAGGAGGCAGCCGATGA